A genomic region of Larus michahellis chromosome 25, bLarMic1.1, whole genome shotgun sequence contains the following coding sequences:
- the LOC141734818 gene encoding olfactory receptor 14J1-like yields MSNSSSIIQFLLLALADTRERQLLHFGLFLGIYLAALLANGLIIGAIACDHRLHTPMYFFLLNLALLDLGSISTTVPKAMANSFWDTRAISYAGCVAQVFFFVFCAATEVYLLTVMSYDRYVAICKPLHYGTLLGSRACVHMAAAAWGTGFLNALLHTASTFSLPLCQGNAVGQFFCEIPQILRLSCSDAYLRELGLLILSALLVFGCFVFIVLSYVQIFRAVLRIPSEQGRHKAFSTCLPHLAVVSLFISTGIFSHLKPPSISSPSLDLVMAVLYSVLPPAVNPLIYSMRNQELKESIRKVIYWMFVNVDKFSITVHK; encoded by the coding sequence atgtccaacagcagctccatcatccagttcctcctcctggcattggcagacacacgggagcggcagctcttgcacttcgggctcttcctgggcatctacctggctgccctcctggccaacggcctcatcatcggCGCtatagcctgtgaccaccgcctccacacccccatgtacttcttcctcctcaacctcgccctccttgacctgggctccatctccaccactgtccccaaagccatggccaattccttctgggacaccagggccatctcctatgcaggatgtgttgcacaggtctttttctttgttttctgtgctgcaacagaggtttatcttctcactgtcatgtcctatgaccgctacgttgccatctgcaaacccctgcactacgggaccctcctgggcagcagagcttgtgtccacatggcagcagctgcctggggcactgggtttctcaatgctctcctgcacacggccagtacattttccctacccctctgccagggcaatgctgtgggccagttcttctgtgaaatcccccagatcctcaggCTCTCCTGCTCAGATGCCTACCTCAGGGAACTTGGGCTTCTTATATTAAGTGCTTTGTTagtttttggatgttttgtttttattgtcctgtcctatgtgcagatcttcagggctgtgctgaggattccctctgagcagggacggcacaaagccttttccacgtgcctccctcacctggccgtggtctccctctttatcagtACTGGCATATTTTCtcacctgaagcccccctccatctcctccccatcgctGGATCTGGTGatggcagtgctgtactcagtgttacctccagcagtgaaccccctcatctacagcatgaggaaccaggagctcaaggagtcCATTAGGAAAGTCATTTATTGGATGTTTGTCAATGTTGATAAATTTTCCATCACTGTCCACAAATGA
- the LOC141734808 gene encoding olfactory receptor 10AG1-like yields MTETPESIADRFDSFGQAYVAAQAGLVSVHQQPKPTTAVRPSLTHLHPVDAEQVMNKKPITRRAQLIWLLPDSAGSSSNNPLLSPSGYGAQTCFSGLWVNRIFTFGAFTLLPFVHSSTSLVSSKALHILGPGDLVLSDKAERGPTAPAKVMQCTKSAPTPSAWGTERRSWSPMYYHRVLILVEEMARSAGLEVYVMVDRPPASSESLLFELLCAGKMPQRKGLENHTGGSGFILLGFSDRSSLQGLCFTAFLVIYLMVLTENSLIALITVVDSSLHSPMYFFLRNLSFLEICYTSVTLPKMLVVFLLEDGRTSFLGYAAQLYFLVLLGSIKCLLLAVMAYDRYIAICDPLHYPLIMRRGLCIRPVVGSWVAVVPVQVGQTYQVFTAHFALCASHDLHHFFCDVPPLLELACADTFWNQVTLYTIILVFAIFPFSLIVISYIKIIRAILKIPSVLGRHKAFSTCSSHLVVVTLFYGSATVVYLKQRSRDSVDTDKYLALFYTIFTPVFNPVIYSLRNKEVRIALKRLLRTKWYYRVRKILSNSPKEVPLGYMVA; encoded by the exons ATGACAGAGACCCCAGAGAGCATTGCAGACAGATTTGATTCCTTTGGGCAAGCCTATGTGGCAGCCCAGGCAGGTTTGGTTTCTGTCCATCAGCAACCgaaacccaccactgcagtgaggcCCAGTCTGACCCATCTCCACCCAGTTGACGCAGAGCAGGTCATGAACAAGAAGCCCATCACACGGAGGGCTCAACTCATTTGGCTGCTCCCGGACTCTGCTGGGTCTTCTTCCAACAATCCTTTGCTGAGCCCCTCG GGCTATGGAGCCCAGACCTGCTTTTCTGGCCTCTGGGTGAACAGGATTTTCACTTTTGGTGCTTTCACATTGCTGCCCTTCGTCCACTCCAGCACGTCTCTGGTCTCAAGCAAAGCATTGCACATACTGGGGCCTGGGGACTTGGTACTTAGTGACAAGGCTGAGCGTGGCCCCACTGCTCCAGCCAAAGTGATGCAGTGCACCAAAAGTGCACCAacaccctcagcctggggcacagagcggaggagctggagtcccatGTACTACCACAGAGTTTTGATACTGGTGGAAGAAATGGCGAGGAGTGCTGG GCTTGAAGTGTATGTGATGGTGGacaggccaccagcatcctctgAGAGCCTGTTGTTTGAATTGCTCTGTGCAGGAAAAATGCCCCAAAGAAAAGGCCTGGAGAATCACACCGGTGGATCTGGATTCATTCTTCTGGGATTTTCTGACCGCTCCAGCCTGCAGGGCTTGTGCTTCACAGCATTCCTGGTCATCTACCTCATGGTCCTCACAGAGAACAGCCTGATTGCACTCATCACAGTGGTGGACTCAAGCCTCCACAGCCCCATGTATTTCTTCCTGAGGAACTTGTCCTTCCTGGAGATCTGCTACACATCAGTCACTCTGCCAAAAATGCTGGTGGTTTTCCTGCTGGAGGATGGCAGGACCTCCTTCCTTGGCTATGctgcccagctgtatttcctggtGTTGCTGGGCAGCATCAAGTGCCTTCTTCTggctgtcatggcctatgaccgctacatAGCCATCTGTGACCCCCTGCACTACCCCCTCATCATGAGGAGGGGTCTCTGCATCAGACCGGTGGTGGGGTCGTGGGTGGCTGTCGTACCAGTGCAAGTAGGACAGACCTACCAGGTGTTCACTGCCCACTTTGCCCTCTGTGCATCCCATGACCTTCATCACTTTTTTTGTGATGTCCCCcctctgctggagctggcctgTGCAGACACGTTCTGGAACCAAGTGACACTGTACACCATCATCCTGGTATTTGcaatctttcccttctccttaatagttatttcttacattaaaattatcagggcaattctgaaaataccttcagttctgggcagacacaaagccttttccacctgttcCTCACACCTCGTGGTGGTGACACTCTTCTATGGCTCGGCCACAGTCGTCTACTTAAAGCAACGGTCAAGGGATTCCGTAGACACCGACAAATACCTTGCCCTGTTTTACACAATTTTTACCCCAGTGTTTAACCCTGTCATCTATAGCCTGAGGAATAAGGAAGTGAGAATTGCCTTGAAGAGACTCCTACGGACAAAGTGGTACTACAGAGTACGTAAAATCCTCTCAAATAGTCCCAAAGAAGTCCCACTGGGGTACATGGTTGCCTGA